The proteins below come from a single Corynebacterium glyciniphilum AJ 3170 genomic window:
- a CDS encoding tyrosine-type recombinase/integrase, with amino-acid sequence MARGRPVTPPGTYGEVNAAKISTGRWQANLRVRLLNGSTKQIRKNGGTKAEAVRRAKQAAMEATGVSDTDDLTTTSTITALIEHYLDHLDRAAGTLDVYRSTLRNHITPGIGQLRINEATAGRLDTFLRSLAPATAKRCRSMLSGAFGVAVRYGLVLHNPVRDTLPPKITTPEARALTMEELQTVRRAAPVVHHSPGQWPTATGGCLPQHHRCARRDGCADLRRAPTAVDGSRPRRHSANCSDPRCERWRTTPHHRATGLGSHRAAVTAEGDDAGVPVGVPTGTRNPLTKSNIERWMRQAKDGWDALPADKKTGEPDVSWVTPHTFRLSVATWLNDRVSLQAASQQLGHSDSTMTEHHYLDRTATGPAVALALNAVLECTENAQKKPRIFDNGWNVCECQPVYMQSRWTGRK; translated from the coding sequence ATGGCGCGAGGTCGACCGGTCACACCGCCAGGAACCTACGGTGAAGTCAACGCCGCCAAGATCAGTACCGGTCGATGGCAGGCCAACCTCCGCGTCCGCCTACTCAACGGCTCTACCAAGCAGATCCGAAAGAACGGCGGGACGAAAGCGGAGGCCGTCCGGCGCGCGAAGCAGGCGGCAATGGAGGCCACCGGCGTCAGTGACACCGACGACCTCACGACGACCAGCACCATCACGGCCCTGATCGAGCACTACCTCGATCACCTCGACCGGGCGGCGGGAACGCTCGACGTCTACCGCTCAACGTTGCGGAACCACATCACCCCAGGAATCGGGCAGCTGCGGATCAACGAGGCTACCGCCGGGCGGCTCGACACATTCCTGAGGTCGCTTGCCCCGGCGACGGCGAAACGGTGCCGGTCGATGCTGTCCGGCGCGTTCGGCGTCGCCGTGCGCTACGGTCTGGTGCTCCACAACCCCGTGCGCGACACCCTACCGCCGAAGATCACCACGCCGGAGGCGCGGGCACTGACGATGGAGGAGCTGCAGACCGTGCGACGTGCGGCCCCGGTGGTTCACCACAGCCCCGGGCAATGGCCCACGGCCACGGGCGGCTGCCTTCCCCAACATCATCGATGTGCTCGCCGGGACGGGTGCGCGGATCTCCGACGTGCTCCGACTGCAGTGGACGGATCTCGACCTCGACGACACTCCGCCAACTGCAGTGATCCACGATGTGAAAGGTGGCGGACGACGCCGCATCATCGAGCTACCGGGCTCGGCAGCCACCGCGCTGCGGTCACAGCAGAAGGCGACGATGCAGGCGTGCCCGTGGGTGTTCCCACCGGGACGAGGAACCCGTTGACGAAATCGAACATCGAGCGGTGGATGCGGCAGGCGAAGGACGGGTGGGACGCACTTCCAGCCGACAAGAAGACAGGTGAGCCCGATGTGTCGTGGGTGACTCCCCACACCTTCCGGCTGTCGGTGGCGACGTGGCTGAATGATCGGGTAAGTCTGCAGGCCGCGTCACAGCAGCTGGGGCACTCGGATTCGACGATGACGGAGCACCACTACCTTGATCGGACAGCGACCGGCCCCGCGGTGGCCCTGGCCCTCAACGCAGTGTTGGAGTGCACAGAAAATGCACAAAAGAAACCACGAATTTTCGATAACGGATGGAACGTGTGCGAATGCCAGCCCGTCTACATGCAGAGTCGCTGGACTGGTCGAAAATAG